Proteins found in one Thalassomonas actiniarum genomic segment:
- a CDS encoding LysR family transcriptional regulator translates to MVHKSSMSWDDVQFFLSVARSGSARATAQLLGVSHSTVSRRVDNLESDLGTRLFDRNVGGYTLTTEGRSMMEYAEQAEDALVSAELHLHGRDTELSGLIRLTMPDNIANQILIPEMVNFTRKYPDINIEFSVSSNVFELMRRESDIALRFMGFGNPPPQPLIGRKVASVATCFYASDDYLANHDLSDPDSGARWLGWGETDRFPQWVKASPYPDIPAQYSMDQAGSQVAAVRAGIGMAMLPCFLGDACEGIYRLPNAPVLLNHEIWLLSHPDLREVTRLRKFREFVVELFERKQAWLAGEESVG, encoded by the coding sequence GTGGTGCATAAATCGTCCATGAGCTGGGATGATGTCCAGTTTTTTCTTTCGGTGGCGCGCTCCGGCAGTGCCCGGGCAACGGCGCAATTATTAGGGGTTAGTCATTCCACGGTATCAAGACGGGTGGATAACCTGGAATCGGATTTAGGCACCCGGCTATTTGACCGTAATGTCGGCGGCTATACCTTGACAACAGAAGGGCGCTCGATGATGGAGTACGCAGAGCAGGCCGAAGATGCTTTAGTCAGCGCCGAGCTGCACCTGCACGGCCGGGATACTGAACTTAGCGGTCTTATCCGGCTGACCATGCCTGATAATATCGCCAATCAAATTTTGATCCCGGAAATGGTGAATTTTACCCGTAAGTACCCGGATATTAATATTGAGTTTTCTGTCTCCAGTAATGTTTTTGAATTGATGCGGCGGGAAAGTGATATTGCCCTGCGTTTTATGGGATTTGGTAATCCGCCGCCGCAGCCCCTGATCGGCCGTAAAGTGGCTTCGGTTGCCACCTGTTTCTATGCCAGCGATGATTATCTGGCAAATCATGACTTGTCTGATCCCGACTCCGGTGCCCGCTGGTTGGGGTGGGGCGAGACAGATCGTTTTCCCCAATGGGTGAAAGCTTCTCCTTATCCGGATATACCCGCGCAATACAGTATGGATCAGGCTGGCTCTCAGGTGGCGGCAGTACGGGCCGGTATTGGTATGGCGATGTTGCCCTGTTTTCTCGGCGATGCTTGTGAGGGCATTTACCGGTTGCCAAACGCTCCGGTGCTGCTCAATCATGAAATTTGGTTATTATCTCATCCTGATTTGCGGGAAGTTACCCGCTTGCGTAAGTTCAGGGAATTTGTGGTGGAGCTGTTTGAACGCAAGCAGGCCTGGCTTGCGGGTGAAGAAAGTGTCGGTTAA
- a CDS encoding SDR family oxidoreductase: MGFSISNKVALVTGANRGIGKAIVESFLNHGAKKVYLAVRDIESTKALEQEYGDRVVSLQLDVSDNASIQLAAAQAGDVDVLVNNAGVLMPANSLSEHAEEALSKELDVNVFGLIRVAKAFAAILEQNQGALVQLNSVASIKNFAELSTYSASKAASYSITQGIREQLAPKGVSVLSVHPGPIATDMAAQAGFEGEADSTASVSEGIVNALAAGDFHLFPDTVSKQFEAAYQGYAGALIPETLSA, translated from the coding sequence ATGGGTTTTTCAATCAGTAATAAAGTGGCATTGGTTACAGGAGCCAATCGCGGCATAGGTAAAGCCATTGTCGAATCTTTCCTTAACCACGGGGCGAAAAAAGTGTATCTGGCGGTGCGAGATATTGAGTCGACCAAGGCACTTGAACAGGAGTATGGCGACAGGGTGGTTAGCCTGCAGCTTGATGTTTCCGACAATGCTTCCATCCAGCTGGCGGCGGCTCAGGCCGGTGATGTTGATGTACTGGTCAATAATGCCGGGGTACTGATGCCGGCAAATTCCTTGAGTGAGCATGCCGAAGAGGCGTTATCGAAAGAGCTGGATGTGAATGTTTTTGGCCTGATCCGGGTAGCCAAAGCTTTTGCTGCTATTTTAGAGCAAAATCAGGGCGCCCTGGTACAACTTAACTCGGTGGCTTCGATCAAAAACTTTGCCGAGTTATCAACCTATTCTGCCTCTAAAGCGGCTTCATATTCCATTACTCAGGGCATACGTGAACAACTTGCACCTAAAGGGGTGAGTGTCTTGAGCGTACACCCGGGACCGATTGCCACGGATATGGCGGCTCAGGCAGGATTCGAGGGCGAAGCCGACTCAACCGCTTCGGTTTCCGAGGGCATAGTTAATGCACTGGCTGCTGGTGATTTTCATTTATTCCCGGATACTGTGTCCAAGCAGTTTGAAGCGGCATATCAGGGTTATGCCGGGGCGCTTATCCCCGAAACGCTTAGTGCTTAG
- a CDS encoding TetR/AcrR family transcriptional regulator encodes MAGGRKLEFDKQQALEAAMQVFWQKGYLGASLSDLTSSMGINKPSMYSTFGNKEKLFLQATKHYIENHGKIHVACLSLPDTSLRERLKKFLSSVISAQFASSNPKGCYVMLCMTEAASGDMPEQARELIAEAAGLFPTLLEKLFKQDPEAISSGLDKNAKSNALTLATLLNGTAALARADYCQADLQPVIDNTLNGIGL; translated from the coding sequence ATGGCCGGAGGCAGAAAACTTGAATTTGATAAGCAGCAAGCTTTAGAGGCAGCCATGCAGGTGTTTTGGCAAAAAGGCTACCTCGGCGCTTCACTTTCAGATCTCACCTCAAGCATGGGCATCAATAAACCCAGCATGTACAGCACCTTTGGCAACAAGGAAAAGCTGTTCCTGCAAGCGACCAAGCATTACATTGAAAACCATGGCAAAATTCATGTCGCCTGTTTGTCTTTGCCGGATACCAGCTTAAGGGAACGGTTAAAAAAATTCTTAAGCTCAGTGATCAGCGCCCAGTTTGCAAGCTCAAATCCTAAAGGCTGTTATGTGATGTTATGCATGACAGAAGCCGCCAGCGGAGATATGCCCGAACAAGCACGGGAATTGATTGCAGAGGCTGCCGGACTTTTCCCGACATTATTGGAAAAGTTATTTAAACAAGACCCGGAGGCCATTTCATCAGGGCTGGATAAAAACGCCAAAAGCAATGCCCTCACCCTGGCAACCTTACTCAATGGCACTGCCGCTTTGGCCAGAGCCGATTATTGTCAGGCGGATTTACAGCCGGTGATTGACAATACCCTCAATGGTATCGGACTTTAA
- a CDS encoding glycoside hydrolase family 16 protein translates to MKISKTAQGIACSIALLTTTSTFAAWADFSSNDIAIVQSQPVFDRINRGYTVQLDITNHSSAVIKGPLRVLIENASIALTSQSGETESGIPYVELENTQLAVNETTTLVVNFALERKALSFDASLQSDNSASGNWTLVWSDEFDGNSLDLSKWQHEVNCWGGGNDEQQCYTDRAENTVVSDGILNIIARREDFTGPDNVDGNLGSVTTLPYTSARLRTMNQGDWKYGRFEIKAKLPYGQGSWSGIWMLPTDWVFGGWAASGEIDIVEAVNLKTQSDEDGAAEGELEGRVHGTLHYGKAWPENVYSGAEYKLPGGANPADDYHVYAIEWQEGEIRWYVDDVHYATQRENGWYSQYVDNDGDLVNAPGSAPYDQRFHMLLNLAVGGAWAGNVNDTGIDESAFPQTLAIDYVRVYECSVSPDTGAGCATVSEDAELVEGHQPPELPDPVDNFGQGAVFDLYIDNLYKGLAFNSYNPDGAISYQEVAVDDRGTVLEINKAGATGNLYFAYAPRVNLALWQEYGELVFDLNVSSQADNSELLVKLDSGWPAVSDYTVAVGALNEWQQVRIPVAELLAGGNRFSPGNFADITDIINPFVIEPTGAMKLQLDNVRFEYNLAQVDSAVIFDGNLHAPFDYLQYVGSGSVDMELVDSGDTGQGDVAQMSFNTDEAVVFFQGKQDNSGTPLQLDVSEFSTLEFDLKVLADPRETRDFMIKMDCGNPCSSGDYPIAAPEIGVWTSYQVAIADLVNHGGSSLDVTKVDTPLVIFPAWGNQQGVVMQVDNVRLNKDADVELPPAVPSPVVVTTELALYQEQVEQNWAFWDCCANAAISEVVDSNQGKVINVDFFGPSGTVSGLIADVEHDLTAISQGTLEFDFKLVNAANDASALILLKVEGKNGSAAQLELAASVEGQAPELGSWQHFTFKLADLAALGLDLSEVDKVLIFPEWGKAQGAVYQLDNVKFLP, encoded by the coding sequence ATGAAAATTTCAAAAACGGCGCAGGGCATTGCTTGTTCTATCGCGTTATTAACCACAACCAGCACTTTTGCCGCCTGGGCAGACTTTTCCTCAAACGATATTGCTATCGTTCAGTCCCAACCGGTTTTTGACCGTATTAACCGGGGATACACAGTTCAGCTTGATATCACCAATCATTCGTCAGCCGTGATCAAGGGGCCGCTGAGGGTACTGATTGAAAATGCCAGCATTGCGCTAACCAGTCAAAGCGGCGAAACCGAGTCGGGTATTCCATATGTTGAGTTGGAAAATACCCAACTGGCCGTCAATGAAACCACAACCCTCGTGGTTAACTTTGCCCTTGAAAGAAAAGCATTGAGTTTTGATGCCTCCCTGCAAAGTGATAATAGTGCCTCTGGTAACTGGACCTTGGTATGGAGTGATGAATTTGACGGTAACAGTTTAGATCTCAGTAAATGGCAGCATGAGGTCAATTGCTGGGGCGGCGGCAACGACGAGCAGCAATGTTATACCGACCGGGCGGAGAACACAGTTGTCAGTGACGGCATACTCAATATCATCGCCCGCCGTGAAGATTTTACCGGCCCGGATAATGTCGACGGCAATTTAGGCAGTGTTACCACTTTGCCCTATACTTCCGCCAGATTACGCACCATGAATCAGGGGGACTGGAAATACGGGCGCTTTGAAATCAAAGCGAAATTGCCGTACGGGCAGGGCAGCTGGAGCGGGATCTGGATGTTGCCTACCGACTGGGTCTTCGGCGGCTGGGCGGCTTCCGGTGAAATCGATATTGTCGAAGCGGTGAACCTGAAAACCCAGTCGGATGAAGACGGTGCCGCCGAAGGAGAGCTTGAAGGGCGGGTGCACGGCACTTTGCATTACGGTAAAGCCTGGCCGGAAAATGTTTATTCGGGAGCAGAATATAAATTGCCCGGCGGCGCAAATCCTGCCGACGATTACCATGTCTATGCCATTGAATGGCAGGAAGGGGAGATCCGCTGGTATGTAGACGACGTGCATTATGCTACCCAAAGGGAAAACGGCTGGTATAGCCAATATGTCGATAACGATGGTGATTTGGTTAATGCTCCCGGCAGTGCCCCCTATGATCAGCGCTTTCATATGCTGTTAAACCTTGCTGTCGGCGGTGCCTGGGCGGGCAATGTCAATGATACCGGTATCGATGAATCTGCGTTTCCGCAAACTCTGGCGATAGATTATGTCCGGGTGTATGAATGCTCCGTCAGTCCGGATACCGGGGCCGGTTGTGCTACGGTTTCTGAGGATGCCGAGCTGGTGGAAGGACACCAGCCGCCAGAGCTCCCGGATCCGGTTGATAACTTTGGCCAGGGGGCAGTATTCGACCTGTATATCGACAACTTATACAAAGGTCTGGCCTTTAACAGCTACAACCCGGACGGCGCCATCAGCTACCAGGAAGTTGCTGTTGACGATCGGGGAACGGTACTGGAGATAAATAAAGCCGGCGCAACCGGTAACCTTTATTTTGCCTATGCCCCCCGGGTCAACCTTGCCCTGTGGCAGGAGTACGGCGAGCTGGTCTTTGATTTGAACGTGAGCAGCCAGGCAGATAACAGCGAGTTACTGGTGAAGCTGGACAGCGGCTGGCCTGCAGTCAGTGATTATACGGTTGCTGTCGGGGCACTAAATGAATGGCAGCAAGTGCGTATTCCTGTTGCCGAATTACTGGCAGGGGGCAATCGCTTCTCGCCGGGCAATTTTGCCGATATCACCGATATCATCAATCCTTTCGTTATTGAACCGACCGGGGCCATGAAGCTGCAGCTGGATAATGTGCGCTTTGAATATAACCTGGCACAGGTCGACAGTGCGGTGATTTTTGATGGCAACCTGCATGCGCCTTTTGATTATCTGCAATATGTCGGTAGCGGCTCAGTGGATATGGAGCTGGTTGACAGCGGTGATACCGGGCAGGGTGATGTTGCCCAGATGAGCTTTAATACCGATGAAGCTGTGGTGTTTTTTCAGGGCAAGCAAGATAACAGCGGTACGCCTTTGCAGCTTGATGTCAGTGAGTTTTCCACCCTGGAATTTGATTTAAAAGTGCTTGCCGACCCCAGGGAAACACGTGACTTTATGATCAAAATGGATTGTGGTAACCCCTGCAGCTCGGGAGATTATCCGATAGCTGCGCCAGAAATCGGTGTTTGGACATCCTATCAAGTCGCCATTGCCGACTTGGTCAATCATGGCGGTTCATCGCTTGATGTGACTAAAGTAGATACCCCCTTAGTGATCTTCCCTGCCTGGGGCAACCAGCAAGGGGTGGTAATGCAAGTGGATAATGTCCGGCTGAATAAAGATGCTGATGTCGAATTGCCGCCGGCTGTGCCGTCACCTGTTGTCGTCACCACTGAGCTGGCCTTGTATCAAGAGCAGGTAGAGCAAAACTGGGCATTTTGGGATTGCTGTGCCAATGCCGCCATCAGCGAAGTGGTCGACAGCAATCAGGGCAAGGTGATCAATGTCGACTTTTTCGGACCGTCGGGTACGGTTTCCGGATTAATTGCCGATGTTGAACATGACTTAACCGCAATAAGCCAAGGCACGCTTGAGTTCGACTTTAAGCTGGTTAATGCCGCCAATGATGCCAGCGCATTGATACTGCTGAAAGTTGAAGGAAAAAATGGCTCTGCAGCTCAGCTGGAACTGGCGGCAAGTGTCGAAGGGCAAGCGCCTGAATTAGGTAGCTGGCAACATTTTACCTTCAAGTTAGCCGATCTGGCAGCACTGGGTTTAGATCTGAGCGAGGTGGATAAGGTACTGATCTTCCCCGAATGGGGCAAAGCCCAAGGCGCGGTTTATCAGCTGGATAATGTTAAGTTTTTGCCGTAA
- a CDS encoding PEP-CTERM sorting domain-containing protein — protein MMIRIMKYLVPISAVLLLGQAQAAMITNGNFADSCSLDGWHQDTDGVGDLGGGDFTVTGVNPGCAASIHVDYQDTNVFFANTLFQELDLTGAANSRFLLTLDFSVDSELTSSDSGFIADYFAVGLNDGSGAYADETGAPGYLLAPVGIDGLSVFNLSFELSSDFANQSGWFLDFQLGIGADNSGASDLAGSSLAINRVSLTEIVAEVPEPETLLLLVLAMAGLSTFRRQAH, from the coding sequence ATGATGATAAGAATAATGAAATATCTGGTGCCGATAAGCGCTGTTTTGCTGTTGGGGCAAGCCCAGGCGGCGATGATAACCAATGGCAATTTTGCCGACTCCTGCAGCCTTGACGGCTGGCACCAGGACACGGATGGTGTCGGCGATCTCGGGGGAGGGGATTTCACCGTTACCGGTGTTAACCCCGGCTGTGCGGCATCCATCCACGTTGATTATCAGGACACCAATGTGTTTTTTGCCAATACCCTGTTTCAGGAGTTGGACTTAACCGGTGCTGCAAACAGCCGCTTTTTATTAACCCTGGACTTTAGTGTCGACAGCGAACTTACCAGCTCGGACTCAGGTTTTATCGCCGATTATTTTGCCGTCGGTTTAAACGATGGCAGCGGCGCTTATGCCGATGAAACCGGCGCTCCCGGTTATTTGCTGGCACCCGTAGGTATCGACGGTTTATCGGTTTTTAACCTCAGCTTTGAACTGAGCAGTGACTTTGCCAACCAAAGCGGCTGGTTTTTGGACTTTCAGCTGGGTATAGGGGCAGACAACAGTGGCGCCAGTGATTTAGCAGGTTCGAGTTTAGCGATTAACAGGGTATCCCTTACGGAAATCGTCGCCGAGGTGCCCGAGCCAGAGACGTTGCTACTGCTTGTGTTAGCCATGGCCGGACTATCAACGTTCAGGCGACAGGCACACTAA
- a CDS encoding PEP-CTERM sorting domain-containing protein, whose amino-acid sequence MKITGFCAALAASVITISCMANVAQAGIIDTDNDSFIDQDTQLEWMDFNITAGQSHNSVVENLASGLLYDGWRLPTESEVITLHYNAFYDISYKWAEYPDSVSPHAIGKSRNDLNVRQQYGESSFQAVFDAMGGADGAADNTHALFEDSNGDLGYLVWRNYDETGFDDHVTVNWGWGTTIEHLRTSTGASFSTMLVRGDSSSTTEVPEPSSLAILALGVAGLSFRRFKKYS is encoded by the coding sequence ATGAAAATAACCGGTTTTTGTGCTGCATTGGCAGCCTCCGTTATCACTATAAGTTGTATGGCCAATGTTGCCCAAGCAGGTATTATTGATACCGATAATGATAGTTTTATTGATCAGGATACTCAATTAGAGTGGATGGATTTTAATATAACTGCGGGTCAATCCCATAATTCAGTGGTCGAAAATCTGGCAAGCGGGCTGCTCTATGATGGCTGGCGTTTGCCAACCGAAAGCGAAGTAATAACGCTTCATTACAATGCTTTTTATGACATTTCATATAAATGGGCAGAGTACCCGGATAGCGTTTCTCCCCATGCTATCGGTAAATCAAGGAATGATCTCAATGTCCGCCAACAGTATGGTGAGTCCAGTTTTCAAGCTGTTTTTGATGCTATGGGAGGTGCCGATGGTGCTGCAGATAATACTCATGCTTTATTTGAAGATAGTAATGGTGACCTCGGTTATCTGGTATGGAGAAACTATGACGAGACGGGCTTTGATGACCATGTCACGGTAAATTGGGGCTGGGGAACAACAATTGAACATTTAAGAACCAGTACAGGGGCAAGTTTCAGTACTATGCTGGTTCGTGGTGACTCTTCATCAACTACAGAGGTTCCAGAGCCATCAAGTTTAGCTATTTTGGCTCTAGGGGTTGCTGGTTTAAGTTTTCGCCGCTTTAAGAAATATTCTTAA
- a CDS encoding isopenicillin N synthase family dioxygenase: protein MIPKIDIKDRARDRIADEISRHCRQVGFFAVTGHGLEQGLINELFAVSRDFFGSEQKEKDAVSLSEFHRGYARVGAEKIDPYGPEDFRETYLMGWESPDEEPLPQRIPFLGPNNWPAGNEYFQQVLLSYYHSVMQVAQFLLECFALTIGQAADFFKNNFKAPLSNLVLAHYPVLENAPRQAMLGCGEHTDYGLITLLLHDGNPGLQVKTRQGQWLSADASADDLIVNVGDMMEFISGGKYISNPHRVEVMRHTPRTSIPFFVQPDYEALIKPVLVPFDEAENTGRWKPRLAGAYLEERIAQSFISDEQKLILALKSVAGPEKRVIKNIAELLKCLSLSQ from the coding sequence ATGATCCCCAAAATTGATATCAAAGACAGGGCAAGGGACAGGATTGCAGATGAAATTTCCCGGCATTGCCGCCAGGTCGGCTTTTTTGCGGTAACAGGTCATGGTTTAGAGCAAGGTCTTATTAACGAGTTGTTTGCTGTCAGCCGTGACTTTTTTGGCAGCGAACAAAAAGAGAAAGATGCTGTTTCCCTGTCAGAATTTCACCGGGGATATGCCAGGGTAGGGGCTGAGAAAATAGATCCTTACGGCCCTGAAGATTTCCGCGAGACCTATCTGATGGGCTGGGAAAGCCCGGATGAAGAACCACTACCGCAACGGATCCCCTTTTTAGGCCCCAACAACTGGCCCGCAGGGAATGAGTACTTTCAACAGGTGCTGCTCAGTTATTACCACAGTGTGATGCAAGTGGCGCAATTTCTGCTGGAATGTTTTGCGCTCACTATCGGCCAGGCGGCCGACTTTTTTAAAAACAATTTCAAGGCGCCCTTGAGCAATTTGGTGCTGGCCCATTATCCTGTACTTGAAAATGCACCCCGACAGGCAATGCTAGGTTGTGGCGAGCACACAGATTATGGCTTGATCACTTTATTGCTTCATGACGGTAATCCCGGGCTACAGGTCAAAACCCGGCAGGGGCAATGGCTGTCGGCTGACGCCAGTGCAGATGACTTGATCGTTAATGTCGGTGACATGATGGAGTTCATCAGCGGGGGAAAATACATTTCTAATCCCCACCGGGTTGAAGTTATGCGGCATACGCCCCGCACCAGCATTCCCTTTTTTGTCCAGCCCGATTATGAGGCGTTGATCAAGCCTGTGCTGGTGCCGTTTGATGAAGCCGAAAATACCGGCAGATGGAAGCCGAGATTAGCCGGTGCATATTTGGAAGAGCGTATTGCCCAATCTTTTATCAGTGATGAACAAAAGTTAATTTTAGCGTTGAAATCCGTTGCCGGCCCGGAAAAGAGGGTCATAAAAAATATTGCAGAGCTGTTAAAGTGCCTGAGTTTATCACAATAA
- a CDS encoding helix-turn-helix domain-containing protein — protein sequence MITRLAAGERKSAQLIASELALAENEALNIPLPVDPRLQTLCSYLLAQPSERKTLDDWAVLCGASPRTLSRLFEQELGMSFRRWRQIIRFHHAIESLAQGKSIKRVATECGYLSPSAFSAAFQSFIGYSPSMVAGTELSSASKS from the coding sequence TTGATTACCAGGTTGGCAGCAGGGGAGAGAAAATCAGCCCAGCTGATAGCCTCTGAACTTGCCCTGGCAGAAAATGAAGCACTCAATATTCCATTACCTGTAGATCCCAGGCTGCAAACTTTATGCAGTTATTTGCTCGCCCAGCCATCCGAGCGTAAAACCCTGGATGACTGGGCTGTGCTTTGCGGAGCTTCGCCCCGGACATTAAGCCGTTTGTTTGAGCAAGAGCTTGGTATGAGTTTCAGGCGCTGGCGGCAAATCATCAGGTTTCACCATGCCATTGAATCCCTGGCACAAGGAAAATCGATAAAGCGGGTTGCCACCGAGTGCGGCTATTTAAGCCCAAGTGCTTTTTCCGCAGCTTTTCAGTCTTTTATCGGTTATTCGCCTTCGATGGTGGCGGGTACGGAACTTTCGTCAGCCTCGAAATCATAA
- a CDS encoding AraC family ligand binding domain-containing protein, with translation MSVKTSRSTNHLDFQDLPQTFAVMVKEFADGFYIEEHQHQRHQLLYASCGIMRLYTENEIWTVPNDRAIFIPAGTPHAVKMYGKVTMRTVYIDPAVSENELKSLRVIAVTALMRELIKALGQEAIDYQVGSRGEKISPADSL, from the coding sequence ATGTCAGTAAAAACTTCCCGCAGTACCAACCACCTCGACTTTCAAGATCTGCCGCAAACATTCGCGGTCATGGTGAAAGAGTTCGCGGACGGCTTTTATATTGAAGAGCATCAACATCAGCGCCATCAATTGCTGTATGCAAGTTGCGGTATTATGCGCCTGTATACGGAAAATGAGATCTGGACAGTGCCCAACGACAGGGCAATCTTTATTCCTGCCGGAACACCGCATGCGGTCAAAATGTACGGCAAGGTTACGATGCGCACTGTATATATTGATCCCGCAGTGAGCGAAAACGAGCTAAAAAGCTTGCGGGTGATAGCGGTTACCGCGCTTATGCGTGAACTCATTAAGGCGCTGGGACAAGAAGCGATTGATTACCAGGTTGGCAGCAGGGGAGAGAAAATCAGCCCAGCTGATAGCCTCTGA
- a CDS encoding trans-sulfuration enzyme family protein, with amino-acid sequence MTKSTLQQGRKMTHINSKLVHLGRNSARQSLAVNPPLVRASTTVFPTLAAFKSSYQGVSFETPRYGRSGTSTAFELQTAMASICNTQSCIATSCGLSACAAVLSAYAEPGSHLLIQKEVYGPTRAVAENELRRIKADIEYFDSADELPHLIKPQTSLIFLEVPTSLSMKMLDIRAVTTIAQKHKIPVACDSTWGTPYFFDAHDLGINISIHAATKYINGHSDILLGLITGTYEDLAKTRHWCERFGSHAAPDACWMTLRGLRTLSVRMERHQENALHVASYLQVQPQIKNVLFPALASDPGHQLWQQQFSGAAGPFSIELQPCSESAYEKFFDSLNLFALGTSWGGFESLVMPAIAHHLRSKQTLADEGRMVRLHIGLEDKDELCADLHQALALLG; translated from the coding sequence ATGACCAAGTCCACATTGCAGCAGGGAAGAAAGATGACCCATATTAACAGTAAACTTGTCCACCTAGGGCGCAACAGCGCCAGACAATCGCTTGCGGTCAACCCGCCTTTGGTGCGCGCCTCAACCACGGTTTTTCCTACACTGGCAGCGTTTAAATCATCTTACCAGGGGGTAAGCTTTGAAACCCCGCGTTATGGACGCTCGGGCACCAGTACGGCATTTGAATTACAAACGGCCATGGCATCAATCTGCAATACACAAAGCTGTATTGCTACCTCATGCGGCCTAAGCGCATGTGCTGCGGTACTTAGCGCCTACGCAGAGCCCGGCAGCCACCTGCTTATTCAAAAAGAGGTCTACGGCCCGACCAGGGCTGTGGCTGAAAATGAATTAAGGCGTATCAAGGCCGACATTGAATATTTTGACAGTGCAGATGAATTGCCACATTTAATCAAACCGCAGACAAGCCTGATTTTCCTGGAAGTGCCCACTTCGCTGAGCATGAAAATGCTCGATATCAGGGCGGTGACGACAATCGCGCAAAAGCATAAGATCCCGGTAGCCTGTGATTCAACCTGGGGTACGCCATACTTTTTTGACGCCCATGATTTAGGCATCAATATCTCGATTCACGCGGCAACAAAATATATTAACGGTCACTCGGATATCCTGCTGGGTTTGATCACCGGCACTTATGAGGATCTGGCCAAAACCCGACACTGGTGCGAGCGCTTCGGCTCTCATGCCGCCCCCGATGCCTGCTGGATGACATTAAGGGGGCTGCGTACCTTAAGCGTCAGGATGGAGCGCCACCAAGAAAATGCCCTGCATGTTGCTTCATACTTGCAGGTACAGCCGCAAATCAAAAACGTGCTGTTTCCCGCTTTAGCGTCCGATCCCGGACATCAGTTGTGGCAACAACAGTTTTCAGGAGCCGCCGGGCCTTTTTCTATAGAGTTGCAGCCATGCAGTGAAAGCGCTTATGAAAAGTTTTTCGACTCCCTGAACCTGTTCGCCCTGGGCACCAGTTGGGGAGGTTTTGAAAGCTTAGTAATGCCCGCCATTGCCCATCACTTACGGTCAAAGCAAACGCTTGCCGATGAAGGACGCATGGTCCGGCTGCATATTGGCCTGGAAGATAAAGACGAGCTGTGCGCCGATTTACATCAAGCCTTGGCACTACTTGGCTGA
- a CDS encoding questin oxidase family protein codes for MEESNILTSLLEKAGNYHPLYGGGLATHLPMVLVALNRLNAPDSKLIRTFDESINGLESLGSLEKVIAVDSIGQALGNNKSFESYLKYFKSELEIYGVEAVLKKVLPVLIPGIAASAFHALIRLAYAIEVNSHSEIAIALAYWSAEYQSFELSDEAKDESLAAILTRLAPLGEGHEFSPGIIVNRMSEIGILLKRNECIIQPTSIDLSSLRNFALKSFYLRDDFTLLHTVTGCHAFSIIMPYLENKEVALKELWKAILVAYLSTGLPYEDKAIKIPAGSRDFSPIVDRALASDDSHVIKLIYTCFCEYQKWNNPLYYLVAQRAVQTN; via the coding sequence ATGGAGGAATCAAACATTTTAACTTCACTACTTGAAAAAGCAGGCAATTACCATCCATTATATGGAGGTGGCTTAGCTACCCACTTACCTATGGTATTGGTGGCATTAAATCGTTTAAATGCACCTGATAGCAAACTAATCCGTACATTTGATGAAAGTATTAATGGGCTTGAAAGTCTGGGCAGCTTAGAAAAAGTCATTGCGGTTGATAGCATAGGACAAGCACTTGGCAATAATAAAAGTTTCGAAAGTTACTTAAAGTACTTTAAAAGTGAATTAGAAATTTATGGTGTTGAAGCTGTACTCAAAAAAGTACTACCGGTATTAATCCCCGGCATTGCAGCCTCAGCTTTTCATGCCTTAATCAGACTGGCATATGCAATTGAAGTAAATAGCCACAGCGAAATCGCTATTGCTCTTGCCTATTGGAGTGCCGAATATCAATCGTTTGAACTGAGTGACGAAGCCAAGGATGAGAGTTTAGCTGCTATTCTAACAAGGCTAGCTCCGTTGGGTGAGGGTCATGAATTTTCACCGGGAATTATAGTCAACAGAATGTCTGAAATTGGCATACTGCTAAAGCGTAACGAATGCATCATTCAGCCAACGTCAATTGATTTATCAAGCCTGCGAAATTTTGCCTTAAAATCATTTTATTTACGTGATGACTTTACTTTGCTGCATACTGTAACCGGTTGTCATGCATTCTCTATTATCATGCCGTATCTTGAGAATAAGGAAGTTGCGCTAAAAGAGCTTTGGAAAGCTATTTTAGTGGCTTACTTAAGCACCGGGCTTCCTTATGAGGATAAGGCAATCAAAATACCAGCAGGCAGTCGCGACTTCTCACCAATTGTTGACCGTGCATTAGCATCTGATGACTCGCATGTTATCAAACTCATATATACATGCTTTTGTGAGTACCAAAAGTGGAATAATCCTTTGTACTATTTAGTTGCGCAAAGGGCAGTACAGACTAATTAA